The Sphingomonas carotinifaciens genomic sequence CCGACGCCGTCGAGGTCAAGGTTATCGCGATCCGCTGACTTTACATGGTGGCAGGGTAGGGGAGGGGGCAGGACGTCCGGCTCGACAGCCATGGCCCACCCCGCCAGAAGGCTTCCATGCTACGCCTGATCCACACCGCCGACTGGCAACTCGGCAAGCCGTACGGCCGCTTCGACAGCGACGTGCGCGCTGCCCTCAGCGAGGCGCGGTTCGATGCGATCGACGCCATCGGCAAAGCGGCAGCAGAACATGACGTGGCGCACGTACTGGTCGCGGGCGATGTGTTTGATACTGAGGGACCGGAAGACCGCGTGATCGTGCAGGCGGTATCGCGGATGCAGCGCTATGCCTGTACCTGGTGGTTGTTGCCTGGCAACCACGACTTTGCCCGCAACAGCGGCTTGTGGGATCGTGTTCGGGCCAAGGGTGCCAGCAATATCCGCATCCTCGCTGAGCCGGTGCCGTGTGAGCTGGCGCCCGGGCAGTGGCTGCTACCGGCGCCATTGACCCACCGGCATAATCTCGACGATCCGACCGCGCTGTTCGACACGATGGAGACGCCGGGCGCAACGTTGCGTGTCGGCTTGGCGCACGGCTCGATCCGCGACTTCTCGTCGCGCGGCGAGGCGCAGAACCAGATCGCACCTGATCGCGCTCAGCGCTCAAGCCTCGACTATCTTGCGCTCGGCGACTGGCACGGGAGCCTACGCGTCGACGCGCGCACCTGGTACTCGGGCACGCCGGAAACCGATCGCTTCCAGCGTGACGAACCAGGCTATGCGCTGCTTGTGACGCTTGAGGCGGGGGCGGAGCCGTCGGTATCCCCGATCCGGACTGGCAGGTTCCAGTGGCTGATGCGGGCGTGGACGGTCGCCGACGCGGAGGGCTTTGCCGCCGAGTGTGATCGGTTGCTCGCGCAGGTTGAGCCGTCGGCAACCCTCCTGCAGCTATCGCTCTCCGGCATTGTCAGTCTGTCCGACCGCATTGCAATCCTCGCCCGCCTCGACAACGACCTGCGCCATCGTCTCCGCCATTTGGCGGTCACTGCCGACGACTTGGTTGGTAGGCCGAGCGACCAGGATCTGGCAGACCTGCGGGTCGAGGGCATGATCGGCACGGCCGCGGCCAAGCTGATGAGCATGATCGAGGCGGGGGGCAGCGACGGAGCCATTGCCAGACGGGCGCTCGAACGCCTGTTCGTGGAACATCAGCGTGGGCAGGACGCGGCATGAGCCTGAAGATCCGGCGCATCGCGCTTTCCAATTTCCGCAAATACCGCGATCCCTTCGTACTCGACGGGCTGACCGATGGGCTCAACGTCATCATCGAGCCCAACGAGACCGGCAAGTCGACGCTGCTGGAGGCGATGCGCGCCGCTTTCTTCATCCGGCACAACACCGCCAACCGGCTTGCGCGGAGCTATGCGCCTTACGGTGAGGCCGTCGCCCCGCAGATCGAGATCGGGTTCGAGGCGAGAGGCGAGGAGTGGGCGGTTAGCAAACGCTTCCTGAAAAGTGCCTCGGTCGAGGTCCGCGGGCCGAACGGACGCGCGCAGGGCGAGGACGCCGAGGCGCAGCTGCAAGCCCTGCTTGGGGCGCGTCGCGACACCAGCCAGGGGGGCGATGCGGCCGCGCATGGCGCACTTGGCCTGCTATGGGTCGGGCAGGCGCAGGCGCTCGAGGTGACAGCACCGGGCGAGATCGTGCGCGACAGCGTGCGAGCGACCCTGGAAGCCGAGGTAGGCACGATCATGGGCGGTGCCGCATACCAGCGTGTTCGCCCCCGCATTGACAGCCAGTACGCGGAATACTGGACCAACAGCGGTCGGCCGACCGGTCGCCAAGCTGCGGCGCGCGACGAGCATGACACCGCGCAGCGCACCGCGAGCGAGGCGACGACCCGGCTAGCCGCCCTAGAGCAGGGCTTCTCCGATCTCGAGGCCGCCCGGGCACGGCTGAAGGTTCTCGACCGCGACCTCGCTGACACCACCGATGCCGAGCAGCGTCGGGCACTTGTCGGCCAGCTCGACGTGGCGCGTTCCGCAGCGCAGCTGCTCGACACACGCCGTGCCGAGCAGGGCCGCCTTGTCGATCGCGTCAAAACTCTTGAGGATCTGGCATCGCGCCTCGCAATGGCCCGTAAAGCTGTTGTCGACACGGCTGCGGTGCTCAGCAAGGCACGTGAAAGGCGATCCAGTTTCGTCGGGGAGTTGGCTGCCGCACAGGAACGGGCGACGACAGCCCATGACCTGCTGGCCAGTACTCGTGACAAACGGCGAAACGCGCATGCAGCGCTTGACGCTGCCCGGACACGCGCTGCCGAGCGCGACCGGCGGGTTGCGATCGGCGAGGCACGACGGCGACACGCCGAGCTGGTTGCACTGGAGGCGGAATACGAAGCGACGCGGCAGCTCGCGGCCGCGGTGATCCCCGCCACCGTCATCAAGACCTTCGAAGAACGCGAACGTGCCGTCGACAAAGCGCGGGCGGCCGTCGATGCCGGTGCCACGCGGATTGAGTTTGCCGGCGATCTCAGCGGCCTGACGATCGACGGCTTTGCGGCAGAGCGTGGTGACCGGATGCTGTCTCGCGAAACGCGCATCCGATTGGGCGCTGCCGAGCTGATCATCCGCCCGCCGATCGGATTGCAAGGTGCCGAGACGGCACTCACGAACGCAACCGAGGATCTGAACGCAGGCTTGGCTGAGTACGGGGTGGCGAATGTCGGTGCGGCTCGCGCTCGCAACGAAGCTGGGCGAGACGCCGTCGCTCACCTTCGCACGCTCGAGGCGCGGATCGCTGGGATTACGCCTGCCGTGGCACTGCTCGGGATTGAGGCGGGTGCGCCGGCCCTGAAGCTCTTCATCGCGGGGTTGCAGGAAGGCGCGGAAGGAGAGGGGAGTGACGAAGAGGCAGACGTTGAGGCGTTGACGATCGCGGCGGGTGAGGCGGATACGGCGCTCGCAAAGGCGGAAGGTGTCGAGGCGGTCGCCTCCGAGCAGTTGCGCGAGACAGAAGCGCGCAATGCTCCATTGATGGTGCAGGAGACTGGCGCCGAGCGGGATGCGCTGAACGCCGAAGCGCAGCTTGCCACCTTGGAAGCCAAGCCCGAGGTGGCCTCGCTTGAAGACGCTTTGCGCGCCGCACGCCAGCAGGAAGCGGCAGCGCTCGTCAACCTGCAGGATGCCGAACGCGCGGCGACCGCGTACGATGTCGTGACGATCGAGCGACAGATTGGACTGTTGGACAAGCGGGTCGAGGTCGCCAGAATCCAGCGTACCGACCTGGAAAAGGTGATTGCCGGACTCGAGGCGCGGATCGAGGCCGAAGGCGGCAAGGGGTTGGCCGACCGCGCCGCAGTCGCGCGTGAGGAGGCTGATGCCGCAGCGGCCAACTTGGCACGTGTGACCCAGGAAGCGGAGACGCTGAAGCTGCTTCGCGACACGCTGGAGAGCGCACGCGCCGAGACATCACGGACGTTCGTCGGGCCGGTGGCGCGGCGTGCTCGCCGACACATCGAGCGGCTGCTGCCGGGCGCTGACCCTGGCTTTGGCGACGACCTTGGCCTGGCTTCTATTGCGCGGGGTGGGTTAGGTGAGAATTGCGCCGATCTCTCCAGAGGGACGCAGGAGCAGCTGGCGGTCCTTACCCGGCTCGCCTTTGCCGACATGCTCCTTGAACAGGGAATGCCGGTATCGCTGATCCTAGACGACCCGCTGGTCTACTCAGACGATACCCGCCTCGACCTCATGACCGAGATCCTGACAGAGGCCGCCACGAGGATGCAGGTTATCCTTCTCACCTGCCGCGACCGCGCCTTCCGCCATCTTGGCCATCGGATCACCCTGACGGGCGGCTGGTAGCGCAACTTCCGCATTTCATGGTGGATTGCGGCCTGTCCGCTTTCGGGCGCCCCACCGGGGTAAGCTGCCGTTGGTTCAGCAGTGAGGGCAGGGGGGCGTGAACGGTTCGTCCCTTCGAACCGTGAGCGAACTTGTGATGCGCCCTTCTGACACTTTGAAACCGACCCGAATCCGTGCGTCAACGGGCAGGATCACAACCCTCCGGTTCTGACACTGGAAAAACCCACACCCGGCCGATCGTTCAAGCGCGGCTATTCGGCTCGGATTGGCCGCCAGCCCCTCCTAAGGTGGATTGCAGGTTTGGGCTTGCGACGCTTCAGCGCCGATCGAAATCCTGGCCCACTGCGGATCGCAACAATTCGACGAGTTCAACACGGTTTGAAGACGCGGACGCCGCCCGAAGCAGATTGTCGTAATTTACCAGAAGCGCCGCGTTGCGGCGGGGGTTCAGCAGGAGCACGTCCGACCAGACCTGACCGTCATTCTCTACGGTCCGGGCATACTGTAGCAGCCAGTACATGAGCACCTGCCGGAAATCGCCCGCACCGAAGTTCCGCCCGGTATGCTTGACCTCGATGAGGGTCGAGCCAAGGGCGAAGTCCCCATTGCCGGAAGCCACCCAGCCGAGGCCAGGAATCAGGGGCGCGCGTTCAAGAATCGCGGAAGGCCTCTGAGCTCGGACGCTGTCCAGCATCGCCACTAGATTTCGTGCGGCATGGTCGGCGACCGAGATGTCACTCGGCTCGAGCTTCTCTGGGATGCGGGCGTCGAAATGGCGACGCTGTCGTGACGACGCGACCTTCAGGCATTCGTCCCACGACGCTGCGTCGCCGCCGCGCAGTTCGCTTTCGGCTCGGGCCATCGAGATCTCGAAAAGCATAGCGTTTTGCAGGCTACTGGCTTCAATCGCTTCCGCCGGGATCGCTTGGACGTCGGTGAAGGCGAACATCTTACTGTTCAAGGCATTGACGAGTCCGCCGGTCAGGCGCGGAAACAAGATGTCGAGAACGCCAGGAATGTCACGCGCCACCGTCCTCGGGTCGCGCGCCGGGAGGCGACTAGCCGGCATTATTTACCCAGTCCTCGTAAAAAGATGCAAAGTCGCCCTTCGTGGTGGTCTCGATCCCAAGTCGCCAGGCCTGTGATAGGGTGCCGCGCAACTGCTTTCGCGATTTCTCGCCTTCGTCTCCGAATGCGCCTGCCGCCAGCCACACCATACGCTGTTCGTCGGCGCCGAGATTCTGCCACTGGTTGCGAAGTCGCGTGAAGCTCGATCGGTCGCGCCAATGCCGCCAGCAGTCGATGCAGGCCCGCCGAACCGATGCGGACGTCGTTGCATCGTAGGTCCGACGGACAAAGGTGCCGCGGATATCCTTGCGAACGAACCGTATCGCCCGGAGATAATGCAGCATGTTGGCTTCGGGAACGAGAAGGTGAGGAGCAGCACCCGGAATGTGATCAAGCAGGTTATCGATGGCGTCGAAGATCGACGCGAACTCGTCATTAGCCCGAACCGCATAGACGCCGCGCATGATCTTCGACCAAGAGGCGCGAAAGGAGTCAAGATTGTTCGGGTCGAGGAGCGTGGCGCAGAGTTGGACCGCAACTCCAGGCTCCTGGAATTTGAGGGCGCGTCCGATCTGGGCAAGC encodes the following:
- a CDS encoding AAA family ATPase, translating into MSLKIRRIALSNFRKYRDPFVLDGLTDGLNVIIEPNETGKSTLLEAMRAAFFIRHNTANRLARSYAPYGEAVAPQIEIGFEARGEEWAVSKRFLKSASVEVRGPNGRAQGEDAEAQLQALLGARRDTSQGGDAAAHGALGLLWVGQAQALEVTAPGEIVRDSVRATLEAEVGTIMGGAAYQRVRPRIDSQYAEYWTNSGRPTGRQAAARDEHDTAQRTASEATTRLAALEQGFSDLEAARARLKVLDRDLADTTDAEQRRALVGQLDVARSAAQLLDTRRAEQGRLVDRVKTLEDLASRLAMARKAVVDTAAVLSKARERRSSFVGELAAAQERATTAHDLLASTRDKRRNAHAALDAARTRAAERDRRVAIGEARRRHAELVALEAEYEATRQLAAAVIPATVIKTFEERERAVDKARAAVDAGATRIEFAGDLSGLTIDGFAAERGDRMLSRETRIRLGAAELIIRPPIGLQGAETALTNATEDLNAGLAEYGVANVGAARARNEAGRDAVAHLRTLEARIAGITPAVALLGIEAGAPALKLFIAGLQEGAEGEGSDEEADVEALTIAAGEADTALAKAEGVEAVASEQLRETEARNAPLMVQETGAERDALNAEAQLATLEAKPEVASLEDALRAARQQEAAALVNLQDAERAATAYDVVTIERQIGLLDKRVEVARIQRTDLEKVIAGLEARIEAEGGKGLADRAAVAREEADAAAANLARVTQEAETLKLLRDTLESARAETSRTFVGPVARRARRHIERLLPGADPGFGDDLGLASIARGGLGENCADLSRGTQEQLAVLTRLAFADMLLEQGMPVSLILDDPLVYSDDTRLDLMTEILTEAATRMQVILLTCRDRAFRHLGHRITLTGGW
- a CDS encoding metallophosphoesterase family protein, which codes for MLRLIHTADWQLGKPYGRFDSDVRAALSEARFDAIDAIGKAAAEHDVAHVLVAGDVFDTEGPEDRVIVQAVSRMQRYACTWWLLPGNHDFARNSGLWDRVRAKGASNIRILAEPVPCELAPGQWLLPAPLTHRHNLDDPTALFDTMETPGATLRVGLAHGSIRDFSSRGEAQNQIAPDRAQRSSLDYLALGDWHGSLRVDARTWYSGTPETDRFQRDEPGYALLVTLEAGAEPSVSPIRTGRFQWLMRAWTVADAEGFAAECDRLLAQVEPSATLLQLSLSGIVSLSDRIAILARLDNDLRHRLRHLAVTADDLVGRPSDQDLADLRVEGMIGTAAAKLMSMIEAGGSDGAIARRALERLFVEHQRGQDAA